A single region of the Solwaraspora sp. WMMD406 genome encodes:
- a CDS encoding sulfatase-like hydrolase/transferase: MTEQPRDRRTDAVRPAPAPALAPVPALLELAALCGLVVAQPLLDVLGRSPDFFFFHGAGPASVLALVAIVVLVPPVLLWGVVLLTGLLGAPAARGTHLVVVGCLGALLAVQVGKLLSGLRGAPLTVFALLIGVGLAVAYARLTITRQVLRVAAVGPLAFVLLFVFASPSSAVLLGRETSDAPVRSIGPHPPVVMIILDEFPLVSLLDERGEIDADRVPNFAQLAAGSTWYRNATTVSGKTVNAVPAMLTGRYPTGELTPHYSQHPDNLFTLLGPTYQIEAWENVTQLCPPQHCRGRPGQDRGSLPVMLRETTALYGQLISPDDSLDDPAASFREPTVADDIRADDKAPESGPEFRMSRLKENQPARFTGFLGSLQPRDTPTLHFLHLLMPHSPWTYLPSGMRYDGPGGLPYDGPWWARLTHQRHLQQVGYTDLLLGEALRVLRASSLYDDALIVVTSDHGGSFSEGVTGREMDDEFTAAAELAWVPLFVKEPGQQAGRTDDRNWEQVDLLPTVADHAGVQVPWRTDGISALRGERETTDKRFDRRPGEPVTVDGPAHFAAVRAGSSARPVFPPLPAADLVGAAVDDLTVLGTGPPATVANLSEYQDVRAERGKIPALVHGTLPESVPVGAPVAVALNGRVGTVVQVARDRAGQLRFVGLIPDERLFVAGANRLELFLVVDSGPVGGDPAGAAPTVRRLPTTG, encoded by the coding sequence GTGACCGAGCAGCCCCGTGACCGCCGTACCGACGCGGTGCGCCCAGCCCCAGCCCCAGCCCTGGCACCAGTCCCCGCGTTGCTGGAGCTGGCCGCGTTGTGTGGCCTGGTCGTCGCGCAGCCGTTGCTGGACGTGCTCGGCCGCAGCCCGGATTTCTTCTTCTTCCACGGTGCCGGTCCGGCCTCGGTGCTGGCGTTGGTGGCGATCGTCGTGCTGGTTCCACCCGTACTGCTGTGGGGTGTGGTACTACTGACCGGGCTGCTGGGTGCACCGGCCGCGCGGGGGACCCACCTAGTCGTCGTCGGCTGTCTCGGCGCGCTGCTCGCGGTGCAGGTCGGCAAACTGTTGTCCGGCCTGCGCGGTGCTCCGTTGACCGTTTTCGCCCTGCTGATCGGAGTCGGACTAGCCGTCGCGTACGCCCGACTGACGATCACCCGGCAGGTGCTGCGGGTCGCGGCGGTCGGTCCGCTGGCCTTCGTGCTGCTGTTCGTCTTCGCCTCTCCGTCGTCGGCGGTGCTGCTCGGCCGGGAGACGTCCGACGCGCCGGTGCGTAGCATCGGTCCCCATCCGCCGGTCGTCATGATTATCCTCGACGAGTTCCCGCTGGTGTCGCTGCTCGATGAGCGGGGTGAGATCGACGCCGACCGGGTGCCGAACTTCGCCCAGTTGGCCGCCGGATCGACCTGGTACCGCAACGCCACCACGGTGAGCGGCAAGACTGTCAACGCGGTGCCGGCGATGTTGACCGGGCGGTACCCGACCGGGGAGTTGACCCCGCACTACTCGCAGCACCCGGACAACCTGTTCACCTTGCTCGGACCGACCTACCAGATCGAGGCCTGGGAAAACGTCACCCAACTGTGCCCGCCGCAGCACTGCCGGGGGCGTCCCGGGCAGGACCGGGGCAGCCTGCCGGTGATGCTGCGGGAGACCACGGCACTGTACGGCCAGTTGATCTCACCGGACGATTCGCTGGATGACCCGGCTGCCAGCTTCCGCGAGCCGACGGTGGCCGACGACATCCGGGCCGACGACAAGGCGCCCGAGTCCGGCCCCGAGTTCCGGATGAGCAGGTTGAAGGAGAACCAGCCGGCCAGGTTCACCGGGTTTCTCGGTTCGCTGCAACCACGGGACACCCCGACGCTGCACTTTCTGCATCTGCTGATGCCCCACTCGCCGTGGACCTATCTGCCGAGCGGGATGCGGTACGACGGTCCGGGCGGGCTGCCGTACGACGGGCCATGGTGGGCCCGGCTCACCCACCAGCGGCACCTGCAGCAGGTCGGCTACACCGACCTTCTGCTCGGTGAGGCGCTGCGCGTCTTGCGGGCGAGCAGCCTCTACGACGACGCGCTGATCGTGGTGACATCAGACCACGGCGGCAGCTTCAGCGAGGGGGTCACCGGCCGGGAGATGGACGACGAGTTCACCGCCGCCGCCGAGCTCGCCTGGGTGCCGCTGTTCGTCAAGGAGCCAGGCCAACAGGCCGGGCGGACCGACGACCGCAACTGGGAGCAGGTCGACCTGCTGCCGACCGTCGCCGACCACGCCGGGGTGCAGGTTCCGTGGCGTACCGACGGCATCTCCGCGCTGCGCGGCGAGCGGGAGACCACCGACAAGCGGTTCGACCGGCGACCGGGCGAGCCGGTGACTGTCGACGGACCGGCCCACTTCGCGGCCGTACGGGCGGGTTCCAGCGCCCGGCCGGTGTTCCCGCCGCTGCCGGCGGCCGACCTGGTCGGCGCGGCGGTCGACGATCTGACGGTGCTCGGCACCGGCCCGCCGGCGACCGTGGCGAATCTGTCCGAGTACCAGGACGTCCGGGCGGAGCGCGGCAAGATCCCGGCGTTGGTGCACGGCACCCTGCCGGAATCGGTGCCTGTCGGAGCCCCGGTCGCGGTCGCGCTGAACGGGCGGGTCGGTACCGTCGTCCAGGTGGCGCGCGACCGTGCCGGTCAGCTCCGCTTCGTCGGGCTGATCCCGGACGAGCGACTGTTCGTCGCCGGCGCCAACCGGTTGGAGCTGTTCCTGGTCGTCGACTCGGGCCCGGTCGGCGGCGACCCGGCTGGGGCCGCGCCGACCGTGCGCCGCCTGCCCACCACCGGCTGA
- a CDS encoding ABC transporter permease: protein MRIARFVARRLLQLVPVLLGVIVATFVLVRVLPGDPIRTILGPNATEVEAAAARARYGLDQPLWKQFLDYLGGLVTGDLGTSIQSGNAVAGELALRVGPTLQLVVLAVTVAVLVAVVGGIWSARRADRAADHGIRVLALIGNSVPEFWLGLVLVLVGYSVLGWFPAPSGRVDPDTNLTPITGAELIDAALTANGPAFTSALGHLALPVATLAIVVVAPLLRSVRASALEVLHSEAYTAAAAHGLRDRLLRRGYLIRATLVRLPSLAALVFGTAIGSTVLIEYVYSWQGFGQWALRGLLYRDFPVVQASVLLIAVCYVLVFLIADVVHAILDPRVKI, encoded by the coding sequence ATGCGCATCGCCCGTTTCGTCGCCCGCCGGCTGCTGCAGCTCGTCCCGGTGCTGCTCGGCGTGATCGTCGCGACCTTCGTCCTGGTCCGGGTCCTGCCCGGGGACCCGATCCGGACCATCCTCGGCCCCAACGCCACTGAGGTGGAGGCCGCGGCGGCGCGTGCCCGCTACGGGCTGGACCAGCCGCTGTGGAAGCAGTTCCTGGACTACCTGGGCGGTCTGGTCACCGGCGATCTCGGCACCTCGATCCAGAGCGGCAACGCGGTCGCCGGTGAACTGGCCCTGCGGGTCGGCCCCACCCTGCAACTGGTGGTGCTGGCGGTCACCGTCGCGGTGCTCGTCGCCGTGGTCGGCGGCATCTGGTCGGCGCGCCGCGCCGACCGGGCCGCCGACCACGGCATCCGGGTGCTGGCCCTGATCGGCAACTCGGTGCCGGAGTTCTGGCTCGGACTGGTGCTGGTCCTGGTCGGCTACAGCGTGCTCGGCTGGTTCCCGGCCCCCAGCGGCCGGGTCGACCCGGACACCAACCTCACCCCGATCACCGGCGCCGAACTGATCGACGCCGCGCTGACCGCCAACGGGCCGGCGTTCACCTCCGCGCTCGGGCACCTGGCGCTGCCGGTGGCCACCCTGGCGATCGTGGTCGTCGCGCCGCTGCTGCGCAGCGTCCGCGCCTCCGCCCTGGAGGTGCTGCACTCCGAGGCGTACACCGCCGCCGCCGCGCACGGGCTGCGCGACCGGCTGCTGCGCCGTGGCTACCTGATCCGAGCCACCCTGGTACGGCTGCCGTCGCTGGCCGCGCTGGTGTTCGGCACCGCGATCGGCTCCACCGTGCTGATCGAGTACGTCTACTCGTGGCAGGGCTTCGGCCAGTGGGCGCTACGCGGGCTGCTCTACCGCGACTTCCCGGTGGTGCAGGCCAGCGTGCTGCTCATCGCGGTCTGCTACGTCCTCGTCTTCCTGATCGCCGACGTCGTGCACGCGATCCTCGACCCGAGAGTGAAGATCTGA
- a CDS encoding ABC transporter permease yields the protein MVDLRAAGGPGDGADDAAPVVAAGTARGGRFATVLIAVGATILAVVALAALAAPLLSSWGPEEIDPAGTLLPPGGSHLLGTDINGMDVWSRVLHAGRLDLGIAVAAVALAVIVGTTLGLVAGYFGGWIDDLLMRLLDIFQAFPTFILALAVAALLGGGTVNLILTIALVNAPGYARLVRAEVRSVRELPFIDAAVTSGASPVGVLWRHVLPNSLTPVRVIAPLGCGWAMLTLAGLSFLGLGIAVPTAEWGSMISLGSPDVVAGRWWTSVPPGLFLLVSVFGFSLLGEGLQERAEAKRR from the coding sequence ATGGTTGACCTGCGCGCGGCCGGCGGACCAGGCGACGGCGCCGACGACGCCGCCCCGGTGGTGGCCGCCGGCACCGCCCGGGGCGGCCGGTTCGCCACCGTGCTGATCGCCGTCGGCGCGACGATCCTGGCCGTGGTGGCGCTCGCCGCGCTGGCCGCCCCGCTGCTGTCGTCGTGGGGCCCGGAGGAGATCGACCCCGCCGGCACGCTGCTACCACCCGGCGGCAGCCACCTGCTCGGCACCGACATCAACGGGATGGACGTGTGGAGCCGGGTGCTGCACGCCGGCCGGCTCGACCTGGGCATCGCGGTCGCCGCCGTCGCCCTCGCCGTGATCGTCGGCACCACCCTGGGGCTGGTCGCCGGCTACTTCGGCGGCTGGATCGACGACCTGCTGATGCGGCTGCTCGACATCTTCCAGGCGTTCCCCACGTTCATCCTCGCCCTGGCCGTGGCGGCCCTGCTCGGCGGCGGCACGGTCAACCTGATCCTCACCATCGCCCTGGTCAACGCCCCCGGCTACGCCCGACTGGTGCGCGCCGAGGTCCGCTCGGTCCGCGAACTGCCGTTCATCGACGCCGCCGTCACCTCCGGCGCGTCACCGGTCGGGGTGCTCTGGCGGCACGTCCTGCCGAACAGCCTCACCCCGGTACGGGTGATCGCCCCGCTGGGCTGCGGCTGGGCGATGCTGACCCTGGCCGGGCTGTCCTTCCTCGGGCTGGGCATCGCGGTCCCGACCGCCGAATGGGGATCGATGATCAGCCTCGGCTCACCGGACGTGGTCGCCGGCCGCTGGTGGACCTCCGTACCGCCCGGATTGTTCCTGCTGGTCAGCGTGTTCGGGTTCAGCCTGCTCGGCGAAGGCCTGCAGGAACGCGCCGAAGCGAAACGGCGGTGA
- a CDS encoding ABC transporter substrate-binding protein, whose translation MAGTSPRGGTASSAISRRSVLQLGGIGALLFATGACASGSRTDGSDDASPGTGSDTLRIAVSSYLSSWDQDFVGFDPVALMLYKNVFPYMIDYGVTEADGSRILDTENIVATFAESFEPNADQTVWTLKLRQGVTFASGNEMTAADVKWSKDRAFAAQANVAGIYRTIGLTEPDQVRVVDDYTVEFTQAFPSALTRQIQAISLYVFDSEEAKQHATDADPWAAEWFANNAPTGGYFNVERAVQGQEIVLTANENYPGPDPAQTKTIRISVVPAAANQRLQLQAGDIDVALGISQRDIADLKNADGITVISAASNEQVAIQMSVTTAPFDNVDVRKALAQAVPYEQIIANVYGGDARPTKSLVPLDMPGYDERGYPYGYDPDAARAALAAAGVGQITSELVYATDNDTQQQIAVLVQSEARKVGIELELTPLDPATLAERRQQKNIPLQITSGQLWVNDVEYMLATSFVEGANLNYSNYVNPELEEIYERSHTIVDANERNALWLRVQEILAADVPWVILCQPNFNLPVRDQVTGWVQPMDGLARLRYLSASA comes from the coding sequence ATGGCTGGTACCTCTCCGCGAGGCGGCACCGCCTCGTCCGCTATCTCCCGCCGGTCGGTGCTCCAGCTCGGCGGCATCGGCGCACTGCTGTTCGCCACCGGCGCGTGCGCCTCCGGCTCGCGTACCGACGGCTCCGACGACGCCTCGCCCGGCACCGGCTCGGACACCCTCCGGATCGCCGTCTCCAGCTACCTCAGCAGCTGGGACCAGGACTTCGTGGGCTTCGACCCGGTCGCCCTGATGCTGTACAAGAACGTCTTCCCGTACATGATCGACTACGGGGTGACCGAAGCCGACGGCTCCCGCATCCTCGACACCGAGAACATCGTCGCCACCTTCGCCGAGTCGTTCGAGCCCAACGCCGACCAGACGGTCTGGACCCTCAAGCTGCGCCAAGGGGTCACCTTCGCCAGTGGCAACGAGATGACCGCCGCCGACGTCAAATGGTCCAAGGACCGGGCGTTCGCCGCCCAGGCCAACGTCGCCGGCATCTACCGGACCATCGGACTGACCGAGCCCGACCAGGTACGCGTGGTCGACGACTACACGGTCGAGTTCACCCAGGCCTTCCCGAGCGCGCTGACCCGGCAGATCCAGGCCATCTCGCTGTACGTGTTCGACTCGGAAGAAGCCAAGCAGCACGCCACCGACGCCGACCCGTGGGCCGCCGAATGGTTCGCCAACAACGCCCCCACCGGCGGCTACTTCAACGTCGAACGGGCCGTGCAGGGCCAGGAGATCGTGCTCACCGCCAACGAGAACTACCCCGGCCCGGACCCGGCGCAGACCAAGACCATCCGGATCTCGGTGGTGCCGGCCGCCGCCAACCAGCGACTGCAACTGCAGGCCGGCGACATCGACGTGGCGCTGGGCATCAGCCAACGCGACATCGCCGATCTCAAGAACGCGGACGGCATCACGGTCATCTCGGCGGCCAGCAACGAACAGGTCGCCATCCAGATGTCGGTGACCACCGCGCCGTTCGACAACGTCGACGTCCGTAAGGCCCTCGCCCAGGCGGTGCCGTACGAGCAGATCATCGCCAACGTGTACGGCGGCGACGCCCGCCCGACGAAGAGCCTGGTGCCGCTGGACATGCCCGGCTACGACGAGCGCGGGTACCCGTACGGCTACGACCCGGACGCCGCCCGCGCCGCGCTCGCCGCCGCCGGGGTCGGCCAGATCACCTCCGAGCTGGTGTACGCCACCGACAACGACACCCAGCAGCAGATCGCCGTACTGGTCCAGAGCGAGGCCCGCAAGGTCGGCATCGAACTGGAACTGACCCCGCTGGACCCGGCCACCCTGGCCGAGCGCCGGCAGCAGAAGAACATCCCGCTGCAGATCACCTCCGGCCAGCTGTGGGTCAACGACGTCGAGTACATGCTGGCCACCAGCTTCGTCGAGGGCGCCAACCTCAACTACTCCAACTACGTCAACCCGGAGCTCGAGGAGATCTACGAGCGGTCGCACACCATCGTCGACGCCAACGAACGCAACGCGCTGTGGCTGCGGGTCCAGGAGATCCTCGCCGCCGACGTGCCCTGGGTGATCCTCTGCCAGCCCAACTTCAACCTGCCGGTCCGCGATCAGGTCACCGGCTGGGTCCAGCCCATGGACGGGCTGGCCCGGCTGCGGTACCTGAGCGCCTCGGCCTGA
- a CDS encoding hydantoinase/oxoprolinase family protein, producing MSAPHIRLAVDIGGTFVDAMELDTRTNQVRFRKASTTPARPWEGVLDAVTALGTDLSQVELFIHGTTLGLNAVLERRGGATGIITNEGFRDIFLLGRGNVPADHMYDFQYERPESLVKRRYTAGVTGRLDYRGRVVTELDPDSVRAAARTLVEGQGVGSIAVCFLHSHVDPRHERAAAALIREAYPQVSVSVSTDIVREHREYERTSTTVLEAYIRPIFERYVDELESGLAARGFTGRFLIMRSGGGSMTSAMAKTSPTHTVLSGPAGGIVGAAYLAGALGRDNLLTFDIGGTSLDACVIERGSPVAAYEAQLEHFPLLIPTYDIRTIGAGGGSIAWLDRGLLKVGPQSAGADPGPVCYGRGGQRPTVTDASVVLGYVDPDRFLAGTMGLQAAAARAALDEQIAAPLGLTPTAAAAGVYDVLLARTVGAVRQITVERGHDPRVFSLLAFGGAGPLLAPLLAREMGIREVVVPFAPSGFSAWGMLSADIVDDFSRTVLATLDADAPEGSVDLAVLESTFAEVEAEAVGSLVEQGVDAASAVLERQLELRYLGQEHSLIVTIGTDLDRDAIRAAFTELHRTRYGHAMSNRLQILNLRVRGIGRTTRPELVRPAAGDGDPTRDGDPTRALLGHRDAFDFGTREVASFAVYDRSKLAPGDRFAGPALVDEGTSTTVVPSGQRVEVDPHGYLLVTLEEAK from the coding sequence ATGTCCGCACCCCACATCCGGCTCGCTGTCGACATCGGCGGCACCTTCGTCGACGCGATGGAACTCGACACCCGCACCAACCAGGTCCGGTTCCGTAAGGCGTCGACCACCCCGGCCCGCCCGTGGGAGGGCGTGCTGGACGCGGTGACCGCGCTCGGCACCGACCTGTCGCAGGTGGAGTTGTTCATTCACGGCACCACGCTCGGGCTCAACGCCGTACTGGAACGCCGGGGCGGGGCCACCGGGATCATCACCAACGAGGGTTTCCGGGACATCTTTCTGCTCGGCCGGGGCAACGTGCCCGCCGACCACATGTACGACTTCCAATACGAGCGGCCGGAGAGCCTGGTCAAACGCCGGTACACGGCCGGGGTCACCGGCCGGCTCGACTACCGGGGCCGGGTGGTGACCGAGCTGGACCCGGACAGCGTCCGGGCCGCCGCCCGTACCCTGGTCGAAGGCCAAGGTGTCGGTTCGATCGCGGTCTGCTTCCTGCACTCGCACGTCGACCCGCGCCACGAGCGCGCCGCCGCCGCGCTCATCCGCGAGGCGTACCCGCAGGTCAGCGTCTCGGTGTCGACGGACATCGTGCGGGAGCACCGCGAGTACGAGCGGACCAGCACCACCGTGCTGGAGGCCTACATCCGGCCGATCTTCGAACGCTACGTCGACGAGCTGGAGTCCGGGCTGGCCGCCCGGGGCTTCACCGGCCGGTTCCTGATCATGCGCTCCGGCGGCGGGTCGATGACCTCGGCGATGGCCAAGACGTCGCCGACGCACACCGTGCTGTCCGGCCCGGCCGGCGGCATCGTCGGCGCCGCCTACCTGGCCGGCGCGTTGGGCCGGGACAACCTGTTGACCTTCGACATCGGCGGTACGTCGTTGGACGCCTGCGTGATCGAACGCGGCAGCCCGGTCGCCGCCTACGAGGCGCAGCTGGAGCACTTCCCGCTGCTGATCCCGACGTACGACATCCGCACCATCGGTGCCGGCGGCGGCTCGATCGCCTGGCTGGACCGGGGGCTGCTCAAGGTGGGTCCGCAGAGTGCGGGCGCCGATCCGGGTCCGGTCTGCTACGGCCGGGGCGGGCAGCGGCCGACCGTCACCGACGCCTCGGTGGTGCTCGGCTACGTCGACCCGGACCGCTTCTTGGCCGGCACCATGGGGTTGCAGGCCGCGGCGGCGCGGGCCGCCCTCGACGAGCAGATCGCCGCCCCGCTGGGACTGACCCCGACGGCGGCCGCAGCCGGCGTCTACGACGTACTACTGGCCCGGACCGTCGGCGCGGTCCGCCAGATCACCGTGGAACGTGGCCACGACCCCCGGGTGTTCTCGCTGCTGGCCTTCGGTGGCGCCGGGCCGCTGCTGGCCCCGCTGCTGGCCCGCGAGATGGGGATTCGGGAGGTCGTCGTGCCGTTCGCCCCGTCCGGCTTCTCCGCCTGGGGGATGCTGTCGGCCGACATCGTCGACGACTTCTCCCGTACGGTGCTGGCCACCCTGGACGCCGACGCGCCGGAGGGCAGCGTCGACCTGGCCGTGCTGGAGTCGACGTTCGCCGAGGTCGAAGCCGAAGCGGTCGGCTCCCTGGTGGAGCAAGGTGTGGACGCCGCCTCGGCGGTGCTGGAACGCCAACTGGAGCTGCGCTACCTCGGCCAGGAACACAGCCTGATCGTCACGATCGGCACCGACTTGGACCGCGACGCGATCCGCGCCGCCTTTACCGAACTGCACCGCACCCGGTACGGCCACGCGATGAGCAACCGGCTGCAGATCCTCAACCTGCGGGTACGCGGCATCGGCCGGACCACCCGCCCGGAGCTGGTCCGTCCGGCGGCCGGCGACGGCGACCCGACGCGCGACGGCGACCCGACGCGGGCACTGCTCGGCCACCGCGACGCCTTCGACTTCGGCACCCGCGAGGTGGCGTCGTTCGCCGTCTACGACCGGTCGAAGCTGGCCCCGGGGGACCGGTTCGCCGGGCCGGCCCTGGTCGACGAGGGCACCTCGACCACTGTGGTGCCCAGCGGGCAGCGCGTCGAGGTCGACCCGCACGGCTACCTGCTGGTCACCCTGGAGGAGGCGAAGTGA
- a CDS encoding ABC transporter ATP-binding protein: MDPTTTRELLAIENLSVLIRRPGRQVAALSDVSLHVDRGEVVGLVGESGGGKSMVARSIVGLLPGGARATGRVRFHGGDSPAGPGDGESVDVLRLGPEQLRRHRGHGAAICFQNPRGALSPTRTVGRQLADRLVTHQGVTRQQARETAQELFAAVGIRSPQRRLAAYPHELSGGMAQRVMISLATGCAPGLLIADEPTTGLDVTLAREILRQFRHAADTDRRGVLLISHDLASIAEVCDRVVVLYAGTVVESGPVATVLRAPAHPYTRALLASVPDVDGRPVRATAGGMPLLTRPPTSCPFVTRCAHATDHCATLRPPTGAGPAAVSDSTAAGFGAGSAGWTLACFHPQTGPLTAGTSTTVGTSTGTSTGGTTTGDAEPTAAADRTVLRIADAHVVYRSRFGRGGHHALRGVDLTVAAGETLGVVGESGCGKSTLAKLILGLVEPADGTVEIGGARMADLRGRALRTLRTRAQMVFQDPFGSLSPRRSVADAIGEPLRALGVPADERAERVGTVLDRMGLDRSILARRPHELSGGQAQRVGIARALVGDPDLIVFDEPTSALDVTVQAQILEVIRDVAADRDRGSIFISHDLATVRGFADRVIVLYLGRIVEEGPVDEVFTRPAHPYTRALLSSAPSLGAGFGGGRVELLTDLEEADAEAGCPLAARCPFATDRCRSEHQHLRPYGPSRAACWRAPEIPDLLTVPTTASASTDATASER; this comes from the coding sequence ATGGACCCGACGACGACCCGCGAACTGCTCGCCATCGAGAACCTGTCGGTGCTGATCCGCCGGCCCGGCCGGCAGGTGGCCGCGCTCAGCGACGTCAGCCTGCACGTCGACCGGGGCGAGGTGGTCGGCCTGGTCGGCGAGAGCGGCGGCGGCAAGTCCATGGTGGCCCGCTCCATCGTCGGGCTGCTGCCCGGCGGCGCGCGGGCCACCGGCCGGGTCCGCTTCCACGGCGGCGACAGTCCCGCTGGTCCGGGCGATGGTGAGTCCGTCGACGTGCTGCGGCTCGGACCGGAGCAGCTGCGCCGCCACCGGGGCCACGGCGCGGCGATCTGCTTCCAGAACCCGCGCGGCGCGCTCAGCCCCACCCGTACCGTCGGTCGACAGTTGGCCGACCGGCTCGTCACCCATCAGGGCGTGACCCGCCAGCAGGCCCGCGAGACCGCCCAGGAACTCTTCGCGGCCGTCGGCATCCGCAGCCCGCAGCGACGGCTGGCGGCGTACCCGCACGAGCTGTCCGGCGGGATGGCGCAGCGGGTGATGATCTCGCTGGCCACCGGCTGCGCGCCCGGCCTGCTGATCGCCGACGAACCCACCACCGGCCTGGACGTCACCCTGGCCCGGGAGATCCTGCGGCAGTTCCGCCACGCCGCCGACACCGACCGGCGCGGGGTACTGCTGATCTCACACGACCTGGCCTCGATCGCCGAGGTCTGCGACCGGGTGGTGGTGCTCTACGCCGGCACCGTCGTGGAGAGCGGGCCGGTGGCCACGGTGCTGCGCGCGCCGGCCCACCCGTACACCCGGGCGTTGCTCGCCTCGGTGCCCGACGTCGACGGCCGGCCGGTCCGGGCCACCGCTGGCGGCATGCCGTTGCTGACGCGGCCGCCGACGAGCTGCCCGTTCGTGACGCGCTGCGCGCACGCCACCGACCACTGCGCCACGCTGCGCCCGCCGACCGGGGCCGGGCCGGCCGCCGTGTCGGACAGCACCGCCGCCGGCTTCGGTGCTGGCAGCGCCGGCTGGACGCTGGCCTGCTTCCACCCGCAGACCGGGCCGCTGACCGCCGGCACCTCGACGACTGTCGGCACGTCGACCGGCACGTCGACCGGCGGCACGACGACCGGCGACGCGGAGCCGACCGCCGCCGCCGACCGGACGGTGCTGCGGATCGCCGACGCCCACGTGGTCTACCGCAGCCGGTTCGGGCGCGGCGGACACCACGCGTTGCGCGGCGTCGACCTGACCGTGGCCGCCGGCGAGACCCTCGGCGTCGTCGGGGAGAGCGGCTGCGGCAAGTCGACCCTGGCCAAACTGATCCTGGGACTGGTCGAGCCGGCCGACGGCACCGTGGAGATCGGCGGCGCCCGGATGGCCGACCTGCGCGGCCGGGCGCTGCGCACCCTGCGGACCCGCGCCCAGATGGTGTTCCAGGACCCGTTCGGCTCACTCAGCCCGCGCCGCAGCGTCGCCGACGCCATCGGCGAACCGTTGCGGGCCCTCGGCGTACCGGCCGACGAGCGGGCCGAGCGGGTCGGCACGGTGCTGGACCGGATGGGCCTGGACCGGTCGATCCTGGCCCGCCGCCCGCACGAACTCTCCGGCGGCCAGGCCCAGCGGGTCGGCATCGCCCGCGCCCTGGTCGGCGACCCCGACCTGATCGTGTTCGACGAGCCGACGTCGGCGTTGGACGTCACCGTGCAGGCACAGATCCTGGAGGTGATCCGCGACGTCGCCGCCGACCGCGACCGGGGCTCGATCTTCATCTCCCACGACCTGGCCACGGTACGCGGGTTCGCCGACCGGGTGATCGTGCTCTACCTGGGCCGGATCGTCGAGGAAGGCCCGGTAGACGAGGTCTTCACCCGTCCGGCGCACCCGTACACGCGGGCGTTGCTGTCCAGCGCGCCGAGCCTCGGGGCCGGCTTCGGCGGCGGCCGGGTCGAGCTGCTCACCGACCTGGAGGAGGCCGACGCCGAGGCCGGCTGCCCGCTCGCCGCCCGCTGCCCGTTCGCCACCGACCGCTGCCGCAGCGAGCACCAGCACCTGCGGCCGTACGGGCCCAGCCGGGCGGCCTGCTGGCGGGCACCGGAGATCCCCGACCTGCTGACCGTCCCGACCACCGCGTCGGCGTCGACGGACGCCACCGCTTCCGAAAGGTGA